The Bos javanicus breed banteng chromosome 18, ARS-OSU_banteng_1.0, whole genome shotgun sequence genome has a segment encoding these proteins:
- the ODAD1 gene encoding outer dynein arm-docking complex subunit 1 isoform X5: MWTASSRREEAKAKLGMLRERAEKEVAQNETEVQILQRQIAHLEQLHHFLKLKNGDRQPDSAIVEKREQRAREVAEGLRKTSQEKLVLRYEDALNKLSQMTGESDPDLLVEKYLELEERNFAEFNFINEQNSELEHLQEEIKEMQEALVSGRRSEEDRRAQQEQQRAELQQRVDDVHSEADDLEARYHNFREQLEKLKTSEPQARLLLLGGCDEQAGSPARVGHGQTFRGPLCAFPCPLSVPYPSIHSASIHPSILQQHLFLLPVQRDKSQAAGIQLGLNPSSPICELWCVVSSVGAPHIQHLFTRAQCDSTLINDLLGIKTHMRDRDISLFLSLIEKRLVQLLTVQAFLETQVNYTSTSMFNAALMVLGQSSEDFPKKVAPPQPPDNLEDPPGFEAKDDYPLSKEELLSSVMKALEAREQPKEQHLKELVESIKVESTPSMTSSTQKVSSSSRLVTQRPSQVPGSIMSHRTSGILVSSGGRATSSNVGHVTFGDSSATTGGLMSSRGSIPGRVTFRSPNSSSYLGSTGYVGSSRDHDSFEASKGPGSESSGGLGSSPGPASSPGPASSTGQASTTSKDSQSNY, translated from the exons ATGTGGACTGCAAGCTCCAGAAG ggaAGAGGCGAAGGCCAAGTTAGGCATGCTGCGGGAGAGAGCTGAGAAGGAGGTGGCCCAGAACGAGACGGAGGTGCAGATCTTGCAGCGGCAGATCGCACACTTGGAGCAGCTGCACCACTTCCTCAAGCTCAAGAACGGCGACCGGCAGCCGGATTCCGCCATCGTGGAGAAGCGCGAGCAGCGAG CCCGGGAGGTGGCCGAAGGCCTCCGGAAGACCTCCCAGGAGAAGCTGGTGCTGCGCTACGAGGACGCCCTGAATAAACTGTCCCAGATGACCGGGGAGAGCGACCCGGACTTGCTGGTGGAAAAGTATCTGGAGT TGGAGGAGCGGAACTTCGCGGAGTTCAACTTCATCAATGAGCAGAACTCGGAGCTGGAGCACTTGCAGGAGGAGATCAAGGAG ATGCAGGAGGCCTTGGTGAGCGGGCGCCGCAGCGAGGAGGACCGGCGAgcgcagcaggagcagcagcggGCAGAGCTGCAGCAGCGCGTGGACGATGTGCACTCGGAGGCCGACGACCTGGAGGCCCGCTACCACAATTTTCGCGAGCAGCTGGAGAAGCTCAAGACCAGTGAGCCCCAGGCCCGGCTTCTTCTTCTGGGAGGCTGTGATGAGCAGGCGGGGAGCCCTGCCAGAGTTGGCCACGGACAGACATTCCGAGGACCACTTTGTGCATTCCCTTGTCCCTTGTCTGTCccatatccatccatccattctgcatccatccatccgtccatcctgCAGCAGCATCTATTcctccttccagtgcagagggacAAGAGTCAGGCTGCTGGGATTCAGCTGGGTCTGAATCCCAGCTCCCCTATCTGTGAACTTTGGTGTGTGGTATCCTCTGTTGGAGCCCCCC ACATCCAGCACCTCTTCACCAGGGCCCAGTGTGACAGCACCCTTATCAATGACCTCCTCGGGATCAAGACCCACATGAGAGACCGGGACATCAGCCTTTTTCTGAGCCTCATCGAGAAGCGACTGGTGCAGCTCCTGACCGTGCAGGCCTTCCTGGAAACGCAGGTT AACTACACCTCCACCAGCATGTTCAACGCTGCCCTCATGGTGCTGGGCCAGAGCTCCGAGGATTTTCCTAAGAAGGTGGCCCCACCTCAGCCGCCAGACAACCT GGAGGACCCCCCAGGTTTTGAGGCCAAAGACGACTATCCTCTGAGCAAGGAGGAGCTGCTGAGCTCTGTAATGAAGGCG CTGGAGGCCCGGGAGCAGCCAAAGGAGCAGCACCTGAAGGAGCTGGTCGAGAGCATCAAGGTGGAGAGCACCCCGAGCATGACCTCCAGCACCCAGAAGGTCAGCTCCAGCTCGCGCCTGGTGACCCAGAGGCCCAGTCAAGTTCCTGGGTCCATCATGAGCCACAGGACCAGCGGCATCCTGGTGTCCAGCGGAGGCCGCGCCACCAGCTCCAACGTGGGCCACGTGACCTTCGGGGACTCCAGTGCCACCACAGGGGGACTGATGTCCAGTCGAGGCTCCATCCCGGGCCGCGTGACCTTCCGATCCCCCAACTCTAGCAGCTACCTGGGGTCCACTGGATACGTGGGGTCCAGCAGAGACCACGACAGCTTTGAGGCGAGCAAAGGCCCTGGGTCAGAATCGAGTGGAGGCCTCGGGTCCAGCCCCGGCCCTGCCTCCAGCCCCGGCCCTGCCTCCAGCACCGGCCAGGCCTCCACCACCAGCAAGGACTCCCAGAGCAACTACTAG